A genomic region of Methanothermobacter thermautotrophicus str. Delta H contains the following coding sequences:
- a CDS encoding methionine adenosyltransferase, which yields MRNIIVEPLNQTPIEDQKVEIVERKGIGHPDSISDGIAESVSRALCNAYLDRFGAIMHHNTDEVQITAGESAPQFGGGEVIKPMEILLTGRGIAEVDGEKIGLDRIAISAAKEYLRENILNLDVETCAVVECKIGHGSGDLRDVFARKGRAPLSNDTSFGVGFAPFSETERIVMEAENLLNSPEFKKKHPAVGEDIKVMGLRENDNITLTVACAMVDRYVSDLEEYLEVKNVVRDEVFKIASKLTDRNLEVFVNTADRCEDDEPSVYITVTGTSAEMGDDGSVGRGNRANGLITPNRPMSMEATSGKNPINHVGKIYNLLSNQMAGDIVESVEGVKQVHIMILSQIGKPIDHPKAATAQVILEDGYTMDEVTGKVSGVMDAWLEDIPSITEMLVKGQLRTF from the coding sequence GTGAGAAATATTATCGTTGAACCCCTTAACCAGACACCAATCGAGGATCAGAAGGTGGAGATAGTTGAAAGGAAGGGCATAGGGCATCCGGACAGTATAAGTGACGGGATCGCGGAATCAGTGAGCAGGGCCCTATGCAACGCCTACCTTGACAGGTTCGGTGCAATAATGCACCACAACACCGACGAGGTTCAGATAACAGCCGGCGAATCAGCCCCCCAGTTCGGAGGCGGCGAGGTCATAAAACCCATGGAGATACTCCTCACAGGGAGGGGCATAGCAGAGGTTGATGGTGAGAAGATAGGCCTCGACAGGATAGCCATCTCAGCGGCCAAGGAGTACCTGAGGGAGAACATACTGAACCTTGATGTTGAAACCTGCGCCGTGGTTGAGTGCAAGATCGGCCATGGCTCAGGGGACCTCAGGGATGTATTTGCCAGGAAGGGCAGGGCACCCCTCTCAAACGACACATCCTTCGGTGTTGGATTCGCTCCCTTCTCAGAGACAGAGAGGATAGTCATGGAGGCAGAGAACCTCCTGAACTCACCCGAATTCAAGAAGAAGCACCCTGCCGTTGGTGAGGACATAAAGGTCATGGGGCTCAGGGAAAATGATAACATCACACTCACGGTCGCCTGTGCAATGGTTGACAGGTACGTCTCAGACCTCGAGGAGTACCTGGAGGTCAAGAACGTTGTGAGGGATGAGGTCTTCAAAATCGCCTCAAAACTCACAGACAGGAACCTTGAGGTCTTTGTCAACACCGCCGACCGCTGCGAGGATGATGAACCCTCAGTCTACATCACTGTAACAGGGACCTCCGCAGAGATGGGTGACGATGGATCAGTTGGAAGGGGTAACAGGGCCAATGGACTCATAACACCCAACAGGCCAATGTCAATGGAGGCAACATCAGGTAAGAACCCCATAAACCATGTGGGTAAGATCTACAACCTCCTCTCAAACCAGATGGCCGGAGATATAGTTGAAAGTGTTGAGGGTGTTAAACAGGTCCACATAATGATACTGAGCCAGATAGGAAAACCGATTGACCATCCAAAGGCTGCAACAGCCCAGGTGATCCTTGAGGACGGGTATACAATGGATGAAGTCACAGGGAAGGTTTCAGGTGTCATGGACGCCTGGCTGGAGGACATACCCAGCATAACCGAGATGTTAGTGAAGGGACAGCTCAGGACCTTCTAA
- a CDS encoding DUF192 domain-containing protein: protein MMKREVINKTRGTSLGAVRFARTFMSRFRGLMLRRDVETGLVLEIPVGRGRYGSGIHMFFMLVPLDVLFVDGDMRVVDSVTLRPWQIYNPRKPARYVIELREGKIRDSGTRVGDTIEFRDLQS, encoded by the coding sequence ATGATGAAGAGAGAGGTCATTAATAAGACGCGGGGCACCAGTCTGGGTGCCGTCAGATTTGCCAGGACATTCATGTCACGCTTCAGGGGCCTGATGCTACGCAGGGACGTTGAAACCGGACTTGTGCTGGAGATACCTGTGGGGAGGGGGAGGTATGGCTCAGGGATACACATGTTCTTCATGCTTGTCCCGCTGGACGTTTTATTTGTTGATGGAGATATGCGGGTCGTTGACAGTGTAACCCTCAGGCCATGGCAGATCTACAACCCCAGGAAACCCGCAAGGTATGTTATAGAACTCAGGGAGGGAAAGATCAGGGATTCAGGGACCCGGGTTGGGGATACAATCGAATTCAGGGACCTGCAGTCCTGA
- a CDS encoding HEAT repeat domain-containing protein yields the protein MEGKRIDFLLEELRNPDWVVREDAVELLAEVADPRAVGPLIEALDDEDYHVREAAALALATFDDRMAVEPLREHLSDDKPGVRYACALALGILGDEDSIPDLEELLDDESPMVRRVAEVAISEIRKRAA from the coding sequence ATGGAGGGTAAACGAATAGATTTTCTTCTGGAGGAACTCCGGAACCCGGACTGGGTCGTGCGTGAGGATGCCGTGGAACTACTTGCAGAGGTGGCTGACCCACGTGCAGTGGGGCCACTCATTGAAGCCCTTGATGATGAGGACTACCATGTGAGGGAGGCTGCAGCGCTCGCCCTTGCAACCTTTGATGATAGGATGGCGGTTGAACCACTCAGGGAGCACCTCTCGGATGATAAACCTGGAGTCAGATATGCGTGTGCACTGGCCCTCGGGATACTGGGTGATGAGGATTCAATCCCGGACCTTGAGGAGCTCCTTGATGATGAGAGCCCGATGGTTAGGAGGGTGGCTGAGGTCGCCATTTCTGAGATAAGGAAACGTGCAGCTTAG
- a CDS encoding dihydromethanopterin reductase (acceptor), with product MRIAWAFTGAGHLLLESVEALEAMVEGGHEVTILLSGAAEEVLRMYGLLERVKRLSGGYYRELITEDQEGYSFPITGRLSMGRYDLLVVSPVTSNTVAKVVHGIADTLVTNAVAQAGKGGVPVYCVPVDLEEGDVETVLPSKLELELCRGCEPCLAAAACPEDAIVPGVEIRLLSCRGCGACRTACPHGAVSGGRIITIHMREVDIRNTARLAAMDGIRVFAKPGEILENMAHSHI from the coding sequence ATGAGGATTGCCTGGGCATTCACAGGTGCAGGCCACCTCCTCCTTGAAAGCGTCGAGGCCCTTGAGGCCATGGTTGAAGGGGGACACGAGGTGACCATTCTGCTCTCAGGCGCAGCGGAGGAGGTCCTGAGGATGTACGGCCTCCTTGAAAGGGTTAAAAGACTTTCAGGGGGTTACTACCGGGAACTCATAACCGAGGACCAGGAGGGCTACAGTTTCCCCATAACAGGTAGGCTTTCCATGGGAAGATACGATCTCCTGGTGGTCTCACCTGTAACCTCCAACACCGTGGCCAAGGTCGTCCACGGCATAGCAGACACCCTTGTCACCAATGCAGTTGCCCAGGCAGGCAAGGGTGGGGTGCCGGTTTACTGTGTACCCGTTGACCTTGAGGAGGGCGACGTTGAGACGGTTCTGCCATCAAAACTTGAACTTGAACTCTGCAGAGGATGTGAACCATGTCTTGCAGCTGCAGCATGCCCCGAGGACGCCATAGTTCCGGGTGTTGAGATAAGACTACTCAGCTGCAGGGGCTGCGGCGCCTGCAGAACAGCCTGTCCCCACGGCGCGGTCTCAGGGGGCCGGATCATAACCATACACATGAGGGAAGTGGATATAAGGAACACAGCAAGACTCGCTGCAATGGATGGAATAAGGGTTTTCGCAAAACCCGGGGAGATTCTGGAGAACATGGCGCACAGTCATATCTAA
- the glyA gene encoding serine hydroxymethyltransferase, translating to MVSNQDYTEKIRQLMKDHNSWMESSINLIASENITSSRVKEALLSDLSHRYAEGLPGERLYEGCRYIDEIEELTIELSKRLFRAEHANVQPTSGVVANLACFFATAEVGDPIMAMEVPYGGHISHARVSAAGVRGFQIYTHPFDFENMNIDADAMKKKILEVKPRIILFGGSLFLFPHPVEEALEAAEEVGARIMYDGAHVLGLIAGGYFQDPLREGADMLVGSTHKTFPGPQGGIILCREELAADIDEAVFPGLVSNHHLHHVAGLGIATAEMLEFGAEYAAQTINNARKLAENLHELGFNVLCEHLDFTESHQVVMDVSDIGRAAEISKRLEANNIILNKNLLPWDDVNRSDDPSGIRIGTQEITRRGMKESEMSEVAEYIKRVVMDGKDVRDEVAEFMSSYTRVHYAFEDSEAYKYMEIQ from the coding sequence ATGGTCAGCAATCAGGATTATACCGAGAAGATCAGACAGCTTATGAAGGACCATAACAGCTGGATGGAGTCAAGCATTAACCTCATAGCAAGTGAAAACATAACGAGTTCACGGGTGAAGGAGGCACTCCTCTCGGATCTATCCCACCGATATGCAGAGGGCCTCCCCGGTGAAAGACTCTATGAGGGATGCAGGTACATCGACGAGATTGAAGAGTTAACAATTGAACTTTCAAAGAGGCTCTTCAGGGCGGAACATGCGAACGTCCAGCCAACATCAGGTGTCGTGGCAAACCTCGCCTGTTTCTTCGCCACAGCAGAGGTGGGCGACCCCATAATGGCCATGGAGGTCCCCTACGGAGGACACATATCCCATGCCAGGGTCAGCGCAGCCGGTGTAAGGGGTTTCCAGATATACACACACCCCTTTGACTTTGAGAACATGAACATAGACGCCGATGCAATGAAGAAGAAGATACTGGAGGTTAAACCAAGGATAATACTCTTCGGCGGAAGCCTCTTCCTCTTCCCTCACCCTGTGGAGGAGGCTCTTGAGGCCGCCGAGGAGGTGGGGGCAAGGATAATGTACGATGGTGCCCACGTCCTGGGCCTCATTGCAGGGGGCTACTTCCAGGACCCACTACGTGAGGGCGCCGACATGCTTGTTGGAAGCACCCACAAGACCTTCCCGGGCCCACAGGGCGGTATAATCCTCTGCAGGGAGGAACTTGCAGCTGACATAGATGAGGCGGTGTTCCCCGGACTTGTGAGCAACCACCACCTCCACCACGTGGCCGGCCTTGGGATAGCAACGGCAGAGATGCTGGAATTTGGAGCTGAATATGCAGCCCAGACAATCAATAATGCCAGGAAACTCGCTGAAAACCTCCATGAACTCGGATTCAACGTGTTATGTGAGCACCTTGACTTCACAGAGTCCCACCAGGTGGTGATGGACGTCTCTGATATTGGAAGGGCAGCAGAGATCTCAAAGAGGCTCGAGGCCAACAACATAATACTCAACAAGAACCTCCTCCCATGGGATGATGTGAACAGGTCAGATGACCCATCAGGGATACGCATAGGTACACAGGAGATAACAAGGAGGGGCATGAAGGAGTCAGAGATGTCAGAGGTTGCAGAGTACATCAAGAGAGTTGTTATGGACGGAAAGGATGTCAGGGACGAGGTTGCAGAGTTCATGTCATCATATACCCGGGTCCACTACGCCTTTGAGGACTCGGAGGCCTACAAGTACATGGAGATCCAGTAG
- the hdrA gene encoding H(2):CoB-CoM heterodisulfide ferredoxin reductase subunit HdrA has protein sequence MAEEKKEETMEEPRIGVYVCHCGVNIGGVVDIEAVRDYAAKLPNVVVSKDYKYYCSDPGQLEIQKDIKELGLNRVVVAACSPRLHEPTFRRCVEEAGLNQFLFEFANLREQDSWVHMDDPEGATEKAKDLVRMAVAKARLLEPLEASKVSVDDKALVIGGGVAGIQTALDLADMGFKTYMVEKRPSISGRMGQLDKTFPTLDCSMCILAPKMVDVGKHDNIELITYAEVKEVDGYIGNFKVKIEKKPRYIDEDLCTGCGSCVEVCPIEMPNYFDEGIGMTKAVYIPFPQAVPLCATIDKDYCIECMLCDEICERGAVKHDQEPEEIEIEVGTIIVATGYDAYDPTEKLEYGYGRHTNVITGLELERMINASGPTDGKVIKPSDGEKPKRVAFIHCVGSRDEQIGKPYCSRVCCMYIMKNAQLIKDKMPDTEVTLYYMDIRAFGKGFEEFYKRSQEKYGIKFIRGRPAEILENPDLTLTVRSEDTLLGKVTEYDYDMVVLGVGLVPPEGSEKLRQTIGLSKSADGFLMEAHPKLRPVDTLTDGVYLAGVAQGPKDIPDAVAQASGAAARAAIPMVKGEVEIEPIVAVTDSDVCGGCEVCIELCPFGAISIEEGHANVNVALCKGCGTCVAACPSGAMDQQHFRTEQIMAQIEAALNEQAK, from the coding sequence ATGGCAGAAGAAAAAAAAGAAGAAACAATGGAAGAACCAAGAATTGGTGTTTACGTCTGCCACTGCGGTGTAAACATCGGCGGTGTGGTTGACATAGAAGCTGTCAGGGACTACGCTGCAAAATTACCCAACGTTGTAGTTTCAAAGGACTACAAGTACTACTGTTCAGACCCAGGTCAGCTCGAGATACAGAAGGATATCAAGGAGCTCGGACTGAACAGGGTTGTTGTGGCTGCATGTTCCCCAAGGCTCCACGAACCAACCTTCAGGAGATGTGTTGAGGAAGCAGGACTCAACCAGTTCCTCTTCGAATTCGCAAACCTCAGGGAGCAGGACTCATGGGTGCACATGGACGACCCTGAGGGTGCAACAGAAAAGGCCAAGGACCTTGTGAGGATGGCCGTTGCCAAGGCAAGGCTCCTGGAACCTCTGGAGGCATCAAAGGTCAGTGTGGATGACAAGGCCCTCGTCATCGGTGGTGGGGTTGCAGGTATACAGACAGCCCTTGACCTTGCTGACATGGGATTCAAGACCTACATGGTTGAGAAGAGGCCAAGTATCTCAGGAAGGATGGGTCAGCTCGACAAGACATTCCCGACCCTCGACTGTTCAATGTGTATCCTCGCACCTAAGATGGTGGACGTCGGTAAACATGACAACATTGAACTCATAACCTACGCTGAGGTTAAGGAAGTTGACGGTTACATAGGTAACTTCAAGGTCAAAATCGAGAAGAAACCCAGATACATAGATGAAGATCTGTGTACCGGATGCGGTTCCTGTGTCGAAGTATGTCCGATTGAAATGCCAAACTACTTCGACGAGGGAATCGGTATGACCAAGGCGGTCTACATACCATTCCCACAGGCAGTTCCACTCTGCGCAACCATCGACAAGGACTACTGTATAGAGTGCATGCTCTGTGATGAGATCTGTGAGAGGGGAGCCGTTAAGCACGACCAGGAACCAGAGGAAATCGAAATCGAAGTGGGTACCATAATCGTGGCCACAGGATACGATGCCTACGACCCAACCGAGAAGCTCGAATACGGTTACGGCAGACATACAAACGTAATAACCGGTCTTGAACTTGAAAGGATGATCAACGCTTCAGGTCCAACCGATGGTAAGGTCATCAAACCATCAGACGGTGAAAAACCCAAGAGGGTTGCCTTCATACACTGTGTCGGTTCAAGGGACGAACAGATCGGAAAACCATACTGTTCCCGTGTCTGCTGCATGTACATAATGAAGAACGCACAGCTCATAAAGGACAAGATGCCTGATACCGAGGTCACACTCTACTACATGGACATAAGGGCATTCGGTAAAGGATTCGAGGAATTCTACAAACGTTCACAGGAGAAATACGGAATCAAGTTCATCAGGGGACGACCTGCTGAGATCCTCGAAAACCCTGACCTGACACTCACAGTGAGATCAGAGGACACACTCCTCGGTAAGGTCACAGAGTACGACTACGACATGGTTGTACTCGGTGTGGGACTTGTCCCACCAGAGGGCTCTGAGAAACTCAGACAGACCATAGGTCTATCCAAATCTGCAGACGGATTCCTGATGGAAGCTCACCCAAAACTCAGGCCGGTTGACACACTGACAGACGGTGTGTACCTTGCAGGTGTTGCTCAGGGTCCAAAGGACATTCCTGACGCTGTTGCACAGGCATCAGGTGCAGCTGCACGTGCAGCAATACCAATGGTTAAGGGTGAAGTGGAAATCGAGCCAATAGTCGCCGTGACAGACTCCGATGTCTGCGGTGGATGTGAGGTCTGCATAGAACTGTGTCCATTCGGTGCCATAAGCATAGAGGAAGGCCATGCAAACGTTAACGTGGCCCTCTGTAAGGGATGCGGAACATGTGTGGCAGCATGCCCATCAGGTGCCATGGACCAGCAGCACTTCAGGACCGAGCAGATCATGGCCCAGATCGAAGCTGCACTCAACGAACAGGCAAAATAG
- a CDS encoding AEC family transporter, whose protein sequence is MGSTETVLSVLVLVLLGYILKVLGVLGEEDASTLNRVVINVAIPSLIFTSLYRADLSGISDLVLIPVICMITGTLSGTIAYLWARRRGLDSGKTWGLTVAAAMMNSGFLGYPVTAGIFGSEGLVRAIFYDTGTTLMFTSLGLLLSHISGGEGSRIMKRAVFFPPLWAFLLGVIFNLWGLPTGIAGTILGYLSGAAVPLIMISLGLTLNFRFLRHSVADATLVSGLRLLISPLMAAGISYVLAFRGLNFSVTVLEASMPSAMLAAVLAIENDLDVDLVSSCIFMSTILSLVSLPLWSVVL, encoded by the coding sequence ATGGGTTCCACTGAGACTGTACTGTCGGTGCTGGTTCTTGTCCTCCTTGGTTACATCCTCAAGGTCCTCGGGGTTCTCGGGGAGGAGGATGCATCCACCCTCAACCGGGTTGTCATCAATGTGGCCATACCATCCCTCATATTCACGTCCCTCTACCGGGCAGACCTATCAGGGATCTCAGACCTTGTACTCATACCGGTTATCTGCATGATTACGGGCACACTCTCTGGAACGATTGCATATCTCTGGGCAAGGAGAAGAGGACTGGATTCAGGTAAAACATGGGGTTTAACTGTAGCTGCAGCGATGATGAACTCCGGTTTCCTGGGTTACCCGGTCACAGCAGGGATATTCGGCTCAGAGGGACTTGTGAGGGCCATATTCTATGACACCGGCACCACACTGATGTTCACGTCCCTCGGACTTCTTCTATCACACATCTCTGGAGGTGAGGGTTCCAGAATCATGAAGAGGGCCGTCTTCTTCCCTCCTCTCTGGGCCTTCCTGCTGGGGGTCATCTTCAACCTCTGGGGACTTCCCACAGGCATTGCCGGCACCATCCTCGGATACCTCTCAGGGGCGGCGGTTCCGCTCATAATGATATCCCTGGGCCTTACACTCAACTTCAGATTTTTAAGGCATTCGGTGGCCGATGCGACCCTTGTCAGTGGTCTCAGGCTCCTCATATCTCCACTCATGGCAGCCGGGATCTCCTATGTCCTTGCATTCAGGGGACTTAACTTCTCTGTCACGGTACTCGAGGCTTCAATGCCCTCTGCAATGCTTGCAGCGGTACTTGCAATTGAGAACGACCTGGACGTGGACCTTGTATCATCATGCATATTCATGAGTACAATCCTAAGTCTCGTGTCGTTACCCCTCTGGTCAGTTGTGCTCTAA
- the radA gene encoding DNA repair and recombination protein RadA, translated as MVELEDLPNVGAKTAQKLRDAGFGDMMRLATATAKELSVKAEIGEGVAEKVIEAARRAEKIDFETAFDVMERRKDVGRITTGSKALDELIGGGIETQAITEVFGEFGSGKSQLSHELAVTVQLPEERGGLDAEAVFIDTENTFRPERIEQIANAFELDLEEVLNKIHIARAFNSSHQILMAEKVNELIQEGKNIRLVIVDSLTAHFRAEYVGREALATRQQKLNQHLHTLQNIANTYNAAVFVTNQVQARPDAFFGSPTKAIGGHVLGHAATYRIWLKKGLAGKRIARLVDSPHLPEGECVFKITTAGIVD; from the coding sequence ATGGTTGAACTGGAAGATCTACCAAATGTAGGGGCTAAAACAGCACAGAAATTAAGGGACGCAGGTTTCGGTGACATGATGCGTCTTGCAACAGCCACAGCCAAGGAACTCTCTGTGAAGGCAGAGATTGGTGAGGGCGTGGCTGAAAAGGTGATAGAGGCTGCCAGAAGGGCTGAGAAGATAGACTTTGAAACAGCCTTCGATGTCATGGAGAGACGGAAGGATGTGGGGAGGATCACAACGGGGAGCAAGGCCCTCGATGAACTGATAGGTGGCGGAATCGAGACACAGGCAATAACCGAGGTTTTCGGAGAATTCGGGTCAGGTAAGAGTCAGCTGTCCCATGAACTTGCAGTCACGGTTCAGCTGCCAGAGGAGAGGGGAGGACTGGATGCTGAGGCTGTTTTCATAGACACAGAGAACACATTCCGTCCTGAGAGGATTGAGCAGATAGCAAATGCCTTTGAACTTGACCTTGAGGAGGTTCTGAATAAGATACACATTGCAAGGGCCTTCAATTCCAGCCACCAGATCCTCATGGCAGAGAAGGTCAATGAGCTCATCCAGGAGGGTAAGAACATACGCCTTGTGATTGTGGACTCCCTCACCGCCCACTTCAGGGCAGAGTATGTGGGTAGGGAGGCCCTTGCAACAAGGCAGCAGAAACTCAACCAGCACCTTCACACCCTTCAGAACATAGCAAACACCTATAACGCCGCGGTATTTGTCACAAACCAGGTCCAGGCCAGACCGGATGCGTTCTTCGGAAGCCCCACCAAGGCCATAGGTGGACACGTGCTTGGTCACGCCGCAACCTACCGTATCTGGCTCAAGAAGGGGCTTGCAGGTAAGAGGATAGCCAGGCTGGTTGACAGTCCCCACCTGCCCGAGGGTGAGTGTGTCTTCAAGATAACAACCGCGGGTATCGTTGATTAA
- a CDS encoding replication factor A-like protein produces MKLSIGNSSRIEPASERDLEGLPSFDELQEMLYPHRDIADLDEDSRNVLIEGELIEMSGRRILSIKCPSCNERLDLSDENICNFCGELVDEPRYLLMIPGRIMDDTGEVMITFFGREAESILEMTTDEVVNIINQSADESALEERVEDLNGVTVRVIGNADMDVYSEELRFIPRKVVKKEL; encoded by the coding sequence TTGAAACTCAGCATAGGAAACAGTTCAAGGATTGAACCGGCCAGCGAGAGGGACCTTGAGGGTCTCCCATCCTTCGATGAACTCCAGGAGATGCTCTATCCCCACCGTGATATTGCGGATCTGGATGAGGATTCAAGGAACGTCCTCATAGAGGGTGAGCTGATCGAGATGTCAGGAAGACGGATTCTCTCCATAAAGTGCCCATCCTGCAATGAGAGGCTTGATCTCAGCGATGAGAACATATGCAACTTCTGCGGGGAACTGGTGGATGAACCACGCTACCTCCTCATGATCCCCGGGAGGATCATGGACGACACCGGTGAGGTCATGATAACCTTCTTTGGAAGGGAGGCAGAGAGTATCCTTGAAATGACAACAGATGAGGTTGTGAACATTATCAACCAGTCTGCAGATGAATCTGCACTTGAAGAACGTGTGGAGGATCTGAATGGAGTAACCGTGAGGGTTATTGGCAATGCAGATATGGATGTTTACAGCGAGGAGCTAAGGTTCATACCCAGAAAGGTCGTAAAGAAGGAACTTTAA
- a CDS encoding OB-fold nucleic acid binding domain-containing protein — MKEELKREYERIKDRISPEEFEELIEKKKEELGDIGFMDDLTIASTVVDDILKEKNTMLSEKPEHRMDTISKLEEGAETPVTGRVMKISSPRTFTTRKGREGKLANVIIADDTGELRAVFWTENIKLLKKFREGDVIRIKDVNIRGGFGGRKEAHLMPRSTVEVLDPEDYPEFPEYREEITPIGDLVEDDEVNVIARITGVSRVRTFERDGREGRFISLDIMDATGSTTYTLWNNDVNLVEELGLKEGDAVKILWAQPRRRDDKVTLTHTSLTRVVPGEYDVPEFREELVKIGDLHEMRNVTVMGLVTKVNDPVEFERNDGTTGSVKSIEIADDTGSARVTLWDEDTRIKINKGDIIRISGANVEFDDFNQSYRINTNFNTRITLNPESDGALLKVLEEYREQMRPMKISEILEMEDEGEEVDVVGRIFSLSDPREFEREDGTGIVRSMELADETGKIRISLWDEKAEKPMNIGDAVRIENARIRLGLYSVELSAGRTTRIVNPLPEDMEDLPSFEELEEMLYQTKKIADLEEDDRNIRIIARVVDLFEPREFQRGDGTPGLVRTAEFADDTGSIRASLWDDAAEKPLSIGDPVKIENPRVVFRDDMGGGRLETQHRKQFKD, encoded by the coding sequence ATGAAGGAAGAATTGAAGAGGGAATATGAAAGAATTAAGGACAGGATCTCCCCTGAGGAATTTGAGGAACTCATAGAAAAAAAGAAAGAGGAATTAGGGGACATAGGATTCATGGATGACCTTACCATTGCATCGACAGTCGTTGATGATATCCTGAAGGAAAAAAACACCATGCTATCCGAGAAACCCGAACACAGGATGGACACAATATCCAAGCTTGAGGAGGGAGCCGAAACCCCTGTGACAGGGAGGGTCATGAAGATATCAAGCCCCAGGACCTTCACCACCAGGAAGGGAAGGGAGGGGAAACTCGCCAACGTGATAATCGCAGATGATACAGGTGAACTCAGGGCAGTGTTCTGGACAGAGAACATCAAGCTCCTCAAGAAATTCAGGGAGGGCGATGTGATAAGGATAAAGGATGTTAACATAAGGGGAGGATTCGGCGGCAGGAAGGAGGCCCACCTCATGCCAAGATCCACCGTGGAGGTCCTTGACCCCGAGGACTACCCTGAATTCCCTGAGTACCGTGAGGAGATAACCCCGATAGGAGATCTGGTGGAGGATGATGAGGTCAATGTCATAGCAAGGATCACAGGAGTATCCCGTGTAAGGACCTTTGAGAGGGACGGAAGGGAGGGCAGGTTCATCTCCCTGGACATCATGGATGCAACGGGTTCAACGACCTACACCCTCTGGAACAATGACGTAAACCTCGTTGAGGAACTGGGACTGAAGGAGGGTGATGCAGTGAAGATACTCTGGGCCCAGCCAAGGAGAAGGGACGATAAGGTTACCCTCACCCACACCAGCCTCACAAGGGTGGTGCCGGGTGAATACGATGTACCTGAATTCAGGGAGGAGCTCGTGAAGATAGGGGACCTCCATGAGATGAGAAACGTCACTGTGATGGGCCTTGTGACAAAGGTCAATGACCCGGTAGAATTTGAGAGAAACGACGGCACAACAGGTTCTGTGAAGTCCATTGAGATAGCCGATGACACGGGATCTGCAAGGGTAACCCTCTGGGATGAGGATACACGCATCAAAATCAACAAGGGGGATATCATCAGGATATCAGGTGCCAATGTCGAGTTCGATGACTTCAACCAGTCCTACAGGATAAACACGAACTTCAACACCCGCATCACCCTCAACCCTGAATCCGACGGTGCACTGCTGAAGGTCCTTGAGGAGTACAGGGAACAGATGAGGCCAATGAAGATATCTGAGATACTTGAAATGGAGGATGAGGGAGAGGAAGTCGATGTCGTTGGAAGGATCTTCAGCCTCAGTGACCCCCGCGAATTTGAGAGGGAAGACGGGACCGGAATCGTGAGGTCAATGGAACTTGCCGATGAGACAGGCAAGATAAGGATCAGTCTCTGGGATGAAAAGGCCGAGAAACCCATGAATATCGGCGACGCAGTCAGAATAGAAAACGCACGCATAAGGCTTGGACTCTACAGCGTGGAACTCAGCGCCGGACGAACAACAAGGATAGTGAACCCCCTGCCAGAGGACATGGAGGACCTTCCATCCTTTGAGGAACTTGAGGAGATGCTCTATCAGACAAAGAAAATAGCCGACCTCGAGGAGGACGACAGGAACATAAGGATAATTGCAAGGGTCGTTGACCTCTTTGAACCCAGGGAGTTCCAGAGGGGTGACGGCACCCCCGGACTTGTGAGGACAGCTGAATTCGCTGATGACACGGGATCAATAAGGGCCAGCCTCTGGGACGATGCTGCTGAGAAACCCCTGAGCATAGGGGACCCCGTCAAGATAGAAAATCCCCGGGTGGTTTTCAGGGATGATATGGGTGGTGGAAGACTTGAAACTCAGCATAGGAAACAGTTCAAGGATTGA